A DNA window from Molothrus ater isolate BHLD 08-10-18 breed brown headed cowbird chromosome 2, BPBGC_Mater_1.1, whole genome shotgun sequence contains the following coding sequences:
- the LOC118700046 gene encoding histone H2A-beta, sperm-like — protein MSGRGKKQAVAGSPRSATNKSKSARAGLQFPVGRVYRLLRRGNYAGRIGSGAAIYLAAVMEYVTAEVLELAGNAAHENKKTRILPRHIQLAVRNDDELNKLFACVTIPQGGVMPNIPSQLLPKKTSGNVCFSKIWW, from the coding sequence ATGTCTGGACGTGGAAAGAAACAAGCAGTGGCTGGTAGCCCTAGAAGTGCAACCAATAAGAGCAAATCAGCCAGGGCAGGTCTGCAGTTCCCTGTGGGCCGTGTCTATAGGCTCCTGCGGAGAGGGAACTACGCTGGCAGGATTGGCTCTGGTGCTGCCATCTACCTGGCTGCAGTGATGGAGTACGTGACAGCAGAGgtcctggagctggcagggaatgCTGCTCATGAAAACAAGAAGACAAGGATCCTGCCCAGGCACATTCAGCTGGCTGTGAGGAATGATGATGAGCTGAACAAGCTCTTTGCCTGTGTGACCATTCCTCAAGGCGGGGTTATGCCGAATATCCCTTCTCAGCTCCTTCCGAAGAAAACTAGTGGAAATGTTTGCTTCTCAAAAATATGGTGGTAG
- the LOC118700047 gene encoding phosducin-like protein 3 yields the protein MQDPNKDTEWNDILRKKGILPPKENVEEQERAKEEEQFAILQKSLMKTYEDMTLEELEENEDEFNEEDERAIEMYRQQRLAEMKAAQMKNKFGEVLEISGKDYVQEVTKAGKGIWVVLHLYKQGIPLCALINQHMSGLAKKFRDVKFIKAISTTCIPNYPDKNLPTIFVYLEGDIKAQFIGPLVFGGMNLTRDELEWKISESGAIKTDLEENPRKQIQDQLMSSIRACVPARGESDSEDD from the exons ATGCAG GATCCAAATAAAGACACGGAGTGGAATGACATTCTGCGTAAGAAAGGAATCCTTCCtccaaaggaaaatgtggaGGAACAGGAACGGGCAAAGGAAGAGGAGCAGTTTGCCATCCTTCAGAAATCTCTGA TGAAAACTTATGAGGACATGACTCTGGAAGAGCTAGAAGAGAATGAAGATGAATTTAATGAGGAAGATGAGAGAGCTATTGAAATGTACAG GCAGCAAAGGTTAGCAGAAATGAAGGCAGCTCAAATGAAGAATAAATTCGGGGAAGTCTTGGAGATTTCGGGAAAAGATTATGTTCAAGAGGTTacaaaagctggaaaaggtATATGGGTAGTCTTACACCTCTACAAACAAgg AATTCCACTCTGTGCCTTAATAAATCAACATATGAGTGGGCTTGCAAAGAAGTTCAGAGATGTGAAATTCATCAAAGCTATCTCTACCACCTGCATTCCCAACTACCCTGATAAGAACCTGCCCACGATATTTGTGTACCTGGAGGGAGACATCAAAGCTCAGTTCATTGGGCCTTTGGTGTTCGGTGGCATGAACCTGACAAGGGATG AATTGGAGTGGAAGATTTCTGAGTCGGGTGCCATCAAGACAGACCTCGAAGAGAACCCCAGGAAGCAGATCCAGGACCAGCTCATGTCCTCAATCAGGGCATGTGTCCCAGCCAGAGGGGAGAGTGACTCAGAGGATGACTAA